One segment of Ascidiaceihabitans donghaensis DNA contains the following:
- a CDS encoding c-type cytochrome — MRDWIVTTALCVGVAACATSAQQGGSSPDGEDARPFGGLFARKEASMPDQAEGRTLFLDYCAQCHGQNAMGGEAWEGYDGPLPANLTTLYARGLDRAQMLSTIDGYTRAPFESHEMPEFGLLFNDDLVPIEVDGVLTPVPRALAALMVYLEEVQVDTE, encoded by the coding sequence ATGCGAGATTGGATTGTGACGACAGCTTTGTGCGTGGGCGTGGCGGCATGTGCCACGTCCGCGCAGCAGGGGGGATCCAGCCCCGACGGGGAAGATGCGCGGCCTTTCGGCGGTCTGTTCGCACGCAAGGAAGCGTCCATGCCGGATCAGGCAGAAGGGCGAACCTTGTTTCTGGATTACTGCGCCCAATGCCACGGTCAAAACGCGATGGGGGGCGAGGCGTGGGAAGGCTACGACGGGCCGCTGCCTGCGAACCTGACAACGCTCTATGCACGCGGGCTGGACCGGGCCCAGATGTTGTCGACGATCGATGGTTACACGAGGGCACCGTTTGAAAGCCACGAGATGCCGGAGTTCGGGCTGTTGTTTAATGACGATTTGGTGCCGATTGAGGTGGACGGGGTTTTGACGCCTGTGCCGAGGGCACTGGCGGCGTTGATGGTGTATTTGGAAGAGGTGCAAGTGGACACAGAGTGA
- a CDS encoding PaaI family thioesterase, which produces MTPEKAQAILDENFAPWVRALDPRVTKISSAGAVLEIPITDQITRMGDIVSGQTMATLADTAMVFACIGDLGTLEPVATVTLDTQFLRPGSGRMLRAEASVTRTGKAMIFTRCVLTTWPGGKDVAHATATFARPTK; this is translated from the coding sequence ATGACCCCTGAAAAAGCCCAAGCCATTCTGGATGAGAACTTTGCCCCTTGGGTGCGTGCGCTTGATCCTCGGGTAACCAAAATTTCATCAGCCGGCGCTGTGCTGGAAATCCCTATCACTGATCAAATTACCCGCATGGGGGATATCGTGTCGGGTCAAACGATGGCCACATTGGCAGACACTGCAATGGTATTCGCCTGCATCGGTGACCTTGGAACATTGGAACCTGTGGCCACCGTCACCCTTGATACACAATTCCTGCGCCCCGGATCGGGGCGGATGCTGCGGGCCGAGGCCAGCGTGACGCGCACAGGTAAGGCGATGATCTTCACCCGCTGCGTGTTGACCACATGGCCAGGGGGCAAAGATGTCGCCCACGCCACTGCCACTTTTGCGCGGCCTACAAAATGA
- a CDS encoding Ldh family oxidoreductase: protein MVTVTQDEIEKTVRIALLAHGAGNFAAAEVARAVRKAEAHGNRICGLYYVESYCQQLLSGRVKGEVAPLITTPRPAVVQVDAQFGFAQPAFAYGIATALDAARQFGTATLAICHAHTCTSLGYFTEQIANAGFVAIGLTNASPIVAAPGGKTRVIGTNPIAFSVPDGKGGLAMQFDQSTTTVALGKITMAKAAGERIPEGWAVDKDGNPTTDPEAALGGSLVSMGGYKGWGFGLMAEVLAAGMTGSVLSKDVKPLKAPEGAPHDLGQYYIIMDPSVTDGFGERMAELAQAVSHDAGARMPGQNRVAADPVEVPDAVWELVTGLAEATA from the coding sequence ATGGTCACGGTCACACAAGACGAAATTGAAAAAACAGTCCGCATAGCACTTTTGGCGCATGGGGCAGGCAATTTTGCAGCCGCCGAGGTGGCCCGCGCTGTGCGCAAGGCAGAGGCCCACGGCAACCGCATTTGCGGGCTGTATTATGTGGAAAGCTATTGCCAGCAACTGCTGTCCGGTCGTGTCAAAGGTGAAGTGGCCCCCTTGATCACAACGCCGCGTCCTGCGGTTGTTCAAGTTGACGCACAGTTCGGATTTGCACAACCTGCTTTCGCCTATGGCATTGCAACTGCACTGGATGCAGCCCGCCAGTTTGGCACGGCGACCTTGGCTATTTGCCATGCACACACCTGCACATCGTTGGGATATTTCACCGAACAGATTGCCAACGCGGGGTTTGTCGCAATTGGCCTGACCAACGCGTCGCCGATCGTGGCGGCTCCTGGCGGGAAAACCCGCGTCATCGGCACGAACCCTATCGCGTTCTCGGTCCCTGACGGCAAGGGCGGTCTGGCGATGCAATTTGATCAATCTACAACCACCGTGGCTTTGGGCAAAATAACCATGGCCAAAGCAGCGGGTGAGCGTATTCCCGAAGGATGGGCCGTCGACAAAGACGGCAACCCCACCACAGACCCGGAAGCGGCGCTTGGCGGATCGTTGGTGTCTATGGGGGGCTACAAGGGCTGGGGTTTTGGGCTGATGGCTGAAGTTCTTGCGGCTGGCATGACAGGGTCGGTTCTGAGTAAAGACGTGAAGCCCCTGAAGGCCCCGGAAGGCGCACCGCATGATCTGGGGCAATACTACATTATCATGGACCCAAGCGTGACCGATGGGTTCGGGGAACGTATGGCAGAACTGGCACAAGCCGTATCCCATGACGCAGGGGCACGTATGCCGGGGCAAAACCGCGTTGCGGCGGATCCCGTCGAGGTGCCGGATGCGGTCTGGGAACTTGTCACCGGTCTGGCCGAAGCAACGGCCTAA
- a CDS encoding calcium-binding protein has product MTPLMIMLIAALGPMVAVFDTDSISDDDGGGTDPVEPVGNPGLTLTGTDGTDETLTGESGDDTITGADGADTLSGGGGEDVISGGIGADSILGEDGADVLSGNDGADVISGGNGGDNISGDLGADTLSGDAGSDTLSGGGDNDALTGGAGDDMLDGGEGDDSVSGGSGADTLVGGLGNDSLSGGLANDSMDGGEGDDSLFGGQGDDTMDGGLGADTFSGNEGADVINGGGGDDVVAGNDDNDTITGGAGADLLDGGNGDDDIMGGDDNDTLLGGIGADTLAGDLGDDSIDAGAGDDSADGGAGADTVIGGDGNDTLAGGEGADLLQGGEGDDALYGTTSTQTAASDASADTLTGGAGADLLFLGAGDVGTGGADADQFIVASDTTGAVTITDYNGAEDSLVVQALVPGDVSVTDQTVDEGNLIITLSTGATITLQGVGVALDEDDIVIVEPTA; this is encoded by the coding sequence ATGACACCCCTTATGATCATGTTGATCGCGGCGCTTGGTCCGATGGTTGCAGTCTTCGACACGGATTCCATATCCGACGATGATGGGGGCGGCACGGACCCTGTAGAACCCGTCGGCAATCCCGGCCTGACATTGACAGGCACGGACGGCACTGATGAGACGCTGACAGGTGAAAGCGGTGATGACACCATTACCGGCGCAGACGGTGCAGACACGCTGTCTGGCGGCGGCGGCGAAGACGTCATTTCAGGCGGCATCGGTGCGGATTCGATCTTGGGTGAAGATGGTGCGGATGTGCTGTCGGGCAATGATGGCGCAGACGTGATCAGTGGCGGCAACGGCGGGGATAATATCTCGGGTGATTTGGGCGCTGACACATTGTCGGGTGACGCAGGCAGCGACACTTTGAGCGGCGGGGGTGACAATGACGCCCTGACAGGTGGTGCGGGCGACGACATGCTGGATGGTGGTGAAGGCGACGACAGCGTGTCAGGTGGCAGCGGTGCGGACACGCTTGTGGGCGGTTTGGGCAATGATTCCCTAAGCGGCGGCTTGGCCAATGACAGCATGGATGGCGGTGAGGGCGACGATTCACTATTCGGCGGTCAAGGTGACGATACGATGGACGGCGGACTGGGGGCGGACACGTTTTCGGGGAATGAAGGCGCTGATGTGATCAATGGCGGCGGCGGCGATGATGTTGTGGCAGGCAATGACGACAATGACACGATCACCGGTGGTGCTGGCGCGGATCTGTTGGACGGTGGCAACGGCGACGATGACATCATGGGCGGCGACGACAACGACACGTTGCTTGGCGGTATCGGCGCGGACACACTTGCGGGTGATCTGGGCGACGACAGCATTGATGCGGGCGCAGGTGATGACAGCGCAGATGGCGGTGCCGGCGCAGACACTGTGATAGGTGGAGATGGCAATGATACGCTGGCCGGTGGTGAAGGCGCGGATCTTTTGCAGGGCGGTGAAGGCGACGACGCACTTTATGGCACAACAAGCACGCAAACAGCGGCATCTGACGCCTCTGCAGACACATTGACGGGTGGCGCGGGGGCAGACTTGTTGTTCCTCGGGGCTGGCGATGTTGGCACCGGCGGCGCCGATGCAGATCAATTCATTGTTGCCAGCGATACGACGGGTGCTGTGACAATCACCGACTACAACGGCGCGGAAGACAGCCTTGTTGTGCAAGCATTGGTGCCGGGGGATGTCTCGGTTACAGACCAGACCGTTGATGAGGGCAATTTGATCATTACACTCAGCACGGGTGCGACGATCACCTTGCAGGGTGTCGGTGTCGCCTTGGACGAAGATGACATCGTGATTGTTGAACCAACAGCCTAA
- a CDS encoding ABC transporter ATP-binding protein has product MSDPVLQLQKLAKTYNAGLPGEVQVLRGIDLTVQAGEVVALVAPSGAGKSTLLHMAGLLDQPDTGAVVFNGTDVTRLNDHKRTVIRRDEVGFIYQFHHLLPEFSAVENIVLPQLAAGTSRKMAEGKALDLLDKVGLKGRGLHRPAELSGGEAQRVAFCRALANGPRLLLGDEPTGNLDPATSDQVFGALMDLVRGTGLAAVIATHNLELAARMDRVVRLDAGQIVP; this is encoded by the coding sequence ATGAGTGATCCAGTGTTGCAGTTGCAAAAGCTGGCCAAGACATACAACGCAGGTCTGCCCGGCGAAGTTCAGGTGTTGCGCGGCATCGATCTGACGGTTCAGGCAGGTGAAGTTGTGGCTTTGGTGGCGCCATCAGGCGCAGGCAAATCGACACTTTTGCACATGGCGGGGCTTTTGGATCAGCCTGATACAGGGGCGGTCGTTTTTAATGGCACCGATGTCACACGGCTAAATGACCATAAACGCACGGTGATCCGGCGTGATGAGGTCGGGTTCATTTACCAGTTCCATCACCTTTTGCCCGAGTTTTCCGCAGTCGAGAACATCGTTTTGCCGCAACTCGCCGCTGGCACATCGCGGAAAATGGCGGAAGGCAAAGCGCTGGATCTGCTGGATAAGGTTGGATTGAAAGGCCGCGGCTTGCATCGTCCGGCAGAGCTGTCGGGCGGCGAAGCACAACGTGTTGCGTTCTGCAGGGCATTGGCCAACGGGCCGCGTTTGCTATTGGGGGATGAGCCAACGGGCAATCTCGATCCGGCCACCTCTGACCAGGTTTTTGGTGCTTTGATGGACCTTGTCCGTGGAACAGGGCTGGCTGCGGTGATTGCCACGCACAACCTTGAACTTGCAGCCCGTATGGATCGGGTGGTGCGGTTGGATGCAGGGCAGATTGTGCCGTAA
- a CDS encoding ABC transporter permease — MASTPKPFAPFEWMIAWRYLRARRAEGGVSVMTWISLIGITLAVFALIATLAVRAGFRAEFVGTILGANAHVTIYNAGEVTQTGQIDRNIANYSDMAARIGAVAGVTRVAPLVRGQVMASLRQDNSGLDVYGIAASDLASLPKVVNPETGRGDIARFDQGIAIGSGVARALNAGIGDRIKLISPNGVRTAFGTSPRINAYEVVYIFNSGSFDIDGSRAYLPLADAQEFFNKEGVATELEVMVQAPEDIATLVPAIVTAAGDRALPWTWQERAGGFMRAISMQDNALFILLAILVLIATMNIISGLIMLVKNKGRDIGVLRTMGLTEGQVLRIFFIVGASIGTMGTLFGLLLGVLFSVNIEGIYQLVDLFMGQARTSLEQQGFIFPTAKLELGDVVAAVALSLGLSFIITIFPARKAARMNPVEALRYE; from the coding sequence ATGGCCAGCACCCCAAAGCCCTTTGCCCCCTTTGAATGGATGATCGCGTGGCGCTATTTGCGTGCCCGCCGTGCCGAGGGCGGGGTCAGCGTCATGACGTGGATCAGCCTGATCGGGATCACATTGGCCGTTTTTGCGTTGATCGCAACCTTGGCGGTGCGCGCAGGGTTTCGCGCTGAATTTGTCGGCACAATCCTTGGGGCCAACGCGCACGTGACGATCTATAATGCGGGTGAGGTGACGCAAACCGGCCAGATAGACCGCAACATCGCCAACTACAGCGACATGGCCGCGCGTATTGGCGCCGTGGCCGGGGTCACGCGCGTGGCACCTTTGGTGCGCGGCCAAGTCATGGCAAGTCTGCGTCAGGACAACAGCGGACTGGACGTCTACGGCATTGCCGCGTCTGATCTGGCGTCTTTGCCAAAGGTTGTGAACCCCGAAACCGGGCGCGGTGATATCGCACGGTTTGACCAGGGCATTGCTATCGGATCTGGTGTGGCGCGGGCGTTGAACGCTGGTATTGGCGATCGCATCAAGCTGATTTCGCCCAACGGCGTGCGCACAGCCTTTGGAACAAGTCCCCGTATCAACGCTTACGAAGTCGTCTACATCTTTAATTCCGGCAGCTTCGATATCGATGGAAGCCGGGCCTATCTTCCGCTTGCCGATGCTCAGGAATTTTTCAACAAAGAAGGCGTCGCAACCGAACTGGAAGTGATGGTGCAAGCCCCCGAAGACATCGCGACCCTTGTGCCTGCGATTGTGACCGCGGCGGGCGATCGTGCGCTGCCATGGACATGGCAGGAACGGGCAGGGGGCTTTATGCGTGCGATTTCCATGCAGGACAACGCGCTGTTTATTTTGCTGGCCATTCTGGTGCTGATTGCAACGATGAACATCATCAGTGGGTTGATTATGCTGGTGAAAAATAAGGGCCGCGATATTGGTGTTCTGCGCACCATGGGGCTGACGGAAGGGCAGGTGTTGCGGATTTTCTTCATTGTTGGTGCATCTATTGGCACCATGGGCACGCTGTTCGGTCTGCTGTTGGGTGTGCTCTTTTCTGTTAACATTGAAGGCATTTACCAGCTTGTTGACTTGTTTATGGGACAGGCGCGCACTTCCTTGGAACAACAGGGATTTATCTTTCCCACTGCCAAGCTTGAACTGGGGGATGTGGTGGCAGCGGTTGCATTGTCATTGGGGCTCAGTTTCATCATCACGATTTTCCCTGCGCGAAAGGCGGCGCGAATGAACCCGGTAGAGGCGTTGCGCTATGAGTGA
- a CDS encoding DUF2937 family protein produces MILRALTLAGGLAAGAATSQFPEFSQQYAQRLGGAVDALSQVVADFDASAAQEGLTRSAALDQMNGTAFVERRRQDMERTFERHAKLSADLDALQGQGPFTRAYHAARMTDGDVAGAAWDNFQPALPLNFAGAVFSGVGFLAGMIGLGAVLAVLRWPLRFMGRTHA; encoded by the coding sequence ATGATTTTGCGTGCGTTGACTTTGGCCGGTGGTTTGGCCGCCGGTGCCGCCACATCGCAGTTTCCGGAGTTTTCGCAGCAATATGCGCAGCGATTGGGCGGCGCAGTGGATGCGTTGTCACAGGTTGTGGCGGATTTTGATGCGTCTGCGGCGCAAGAAGGTCTGACACGCAGCGCGGCATTGGATCAGATGAATGGCACAGCCTTCGTGGAGCGGCGCAGGCAAGACATGGAACGGACCTTTGAGCGCCATGCCAAGCTGAGCGCTGATCTGGATGCTTTGCAGGGCCAAGGCCCCTTTACGCGGGCTTACCATGCCGCACGAATGACCGACGGGGATGTTGCGGGTGCGGCGTGGGACAATTTTCAACCAGCACTGCCGTTGAACTTTGCCGGTGCCGTGTTTTCAGGTGTGGGGTTTTTGGCAGGAATGATCGGGCTTGGCGCAGTGTTGGCTGTTCTTCGCTGGCCCTTGCGGTTCATGGGCCGTACGCACGCTTGA
- the proS gene encoding proline--tRNA ligase, with product MRMSRYFLPVLKENPAEAQIVSHRLMLRAGMIKQSSAGIYSWLPLGFKVLRKIENIVHEEQARAGHHAMQMPTIQSADLWRESGRYDAYGEEMLRIKDRHGRDMLFTPTAEEMITDIFRAHVGSYKDLPLTMYQIQWKFRDEVRPRFGVMRGREFYMKDGYNFDLTKEDALHAYNRHLVSYLRTYERMGLQAIPMRADSGPIGGDNTHEFLVLADTGESEVFYDSAVTDLTFGDRDIDYDDHAQCAAVMEEFTTKYARTDETHDEALFHEVPEERRKTARGIEVGQIFYFGTKYSEAMKATVQGPDGKPTPVHMGSHGIGVSRLLGAIIEASHDDKGIIWPEGVTPYHCGIVNLKQGDEEADAACDALYKSITALGLEPLYDDRKERAGGKFATMDLIGLPWRITVGPRGLKNGVVELTSRRTGESVEMAPEAAVQKIAEIYAQH from the coding sequence ATGCGTATGAGCCGCTATTTTCTGCCCGTCCTCAAAGAAAACCCCGCTGAGGCGCAGATTGTCAGCCACCGCTTGATGCTGCGTGCGGGCATGATCAAACAGTCTTCGGCCGGTATCTATTCATGGTTGCCTTTGGGCTTCAAAGTTCTGCGCAAGATCGAAAATATCGTGCATGAAGAACAAGCGCGTGCAGGGCATCACGCCATGCAAATGCCCACAATTCAGTCAGCTGATCTATGGCGGGAGAGCGGGCGCTATGATGCTTACGGCGAGGAAATGCTGCGCATTAAAGACCGCCATGGCCGCGATATGCTGTTCACACCCACGGCCGAAGAAATGATCACGGATATTTTTCGTGCACATGTTGGCAGCTACAAAGATTTGCCGCTGACCATGTACCAAATCCAATGGAAATTCCGCGATGAAGTCCGTCCGCGCTTTGGCGTGATGCGGGGCCGTGAATTTTACATGAAAGACGGCTACAACTTTGACCTGACCAAAGAAGACGCGCTGCACGCCTACAACCGTCACCTTGTCAGCTACCTGCGCACTTATGAACGCATGGGGCTGCAAGCAATCCCGATGCGCGCCGATTCAGGGCCTATTGGTGGTGACAACACACACGAATTCCTTGTGCTGGCGGACACCGGTGAATCCGAGGTCTTCTATGACAGCGCCGTCACCGATTTGACGTTTGGTGATCGTGACATCGACTATGATGATCACGCCCAATGTGCCGCAGTGATGGAAGAATTCACCACCAAATACGCCCGCACCGACGAAACCCACGATGAAGCGCTGTTTCACGAAGTCCCAGAAGAACGCCGCAAAACGGCCCGTGGCATCGAAGTGGGGCAGATTTTCTACTTCGGCACCAAGTATTCCGAAGCGATGAAAGCGACCGTGCAAGGCCCTGATGGCAAACCGACGCCTGTGCACATGGGCAGCCACGGCATCGGTGTTTCGCGGTTGCTGGGCGCAATCATCGAAGCCAGCCATGACGACAAAGGTATCATCTGGCCCGAAGGGGTTACGCCCTACCACTGCGGTATTGTGAACCTGAAACAAGGGGACGAAGAAGCCGATGCGGCCTGTGATGCGTTGTATAAATCCATCACAGCACTTGGCCTGGAACCGCTTTATGATGACCGCAAGGAACGTGCGGGCGGGAAGTTTGCCACGATGGACCTGATCGGTTTGCCGTGGCGTATCACCGTTGGCCCTCGTGGTTTGAAAAACGGTGTGGTTGAACTGACCTCGCGGCGCACGGGCGAAAGTGTCGAGATGGCTCCAGAGGCCGCAGTGCAAAAAATTGCGGAAATTTACGCGCAACACTGA
- a CDS encoding fasciclin domain-containing protein codes for MKSLRTLTAAAAAALTLGTAASANTIVDIAAGDERFSTLVAAVSAAGLVETLQGPGPFTVYAPVNDAFAALPAGTVDTLLKPENKGDLTNVLLYHVDDRNLPAEAIPAGSNYFKPVLASERLCITKSSAGVSIADGTGETANVIIANIKADNGVIHVIDKVLLPGTRPACH; via the coding sequence ATGAAATCTTTGCGCACCCTGACCGCTGCCGCTGCCGCCGCCCTGACGCTGGGAACTGCCGCTTCTGCCAACACAATCGTGGACATTGCCGCGGGCGACGAACGTTTTTCGACTTTGGTGGCGGCTGTATCCGCTGCTGGTCTTGTGGAAACGCTGCAAGGCCCTGGCCCTTTCACAGTCTATGCGCCCGTCAATGACGCGTTTGCAGCATTGCCCGCTGGCACCGTTGACACATTGTTGAAGCCTGAAAACAAAGGCGATCTGACAAACGTCCTGCTGTACCATGTCGACGACCGCAACTTGCCAGCCGAAGCAATCCCGGCGGGTTCAAACTATTTCAAACCGGTGCTGGCATCCGAGCGCTTGTGCATCACGAAAAGCTCTGCGGGTGTGTCCATTGCTGATGGCACCGGCGAAACCGCCAATGTGATTATCGCAAACATCAAAGCGGACAACGGCGTCATCCACGTGATCGACAAAGTGTTGTTGCCCGGTACACGCCCCGCCTGCCACTAA
- a CDS encoding AI-2E family transporter, translating to MGLPVRDQLKYWGLVAVVFFVLLWALGDVLLPFILGGAVAYFLDPVADRLERMGASRMLATAIITVSGLMIFVLMALLVVPTLVNQTTALIASAPDYAKNFGAFLTERFPALLDETSTLSQSIASIGSTIQSKGGQLLNTALSSAASLLNVVMLFVIVPVVSVYLLLDWDNMVARIDALLPRDHAPVIRQLAGDIDKTLASFIRGMGTVCLILGTYYAMALMLVGLQFGLVVGFVAGLITFIPYLGSLIGGALAIGLALFQYWNGIEVTNGDVTTYSTDWIRIGIVAAIFVTGQIFEGNFLTPKLVGNSVGLHPVWLLLALSVFGTLFGFVGMLVAVPLAASIGVVIRFAVNQYQSSRLYQGLTGQDQN from the coding sequence ATGGGCCTACCCGTCCGAGATCAGCTAAAATATTGGGGCCTTGTGGCCGTGGTCTTTTTCGTTCTGCTTTGGGCGCTTGGGGACGTGCTGTTGCCGTTCATTCTTGGTGGCGCTGTTGCATATTTTCTGGACCCTGTAGCGGACAGGCTGGAACGCATGGGGGCCAGCCGCATGTTGGCCACTGCGATTATCACAGTCTCGGGTCTGATGATCTTTGTGCTTATGGCGCTTTTGGTGGTGCCCACGCTGGTGAACCAAACCACCGCGTTGATTGCCAGCGCACCAGATTATGCAAAAAATTTCGGCGCTTTCCTGACAGAACGCTTCCCAGCGTTGCTGGACGAAACCTCAACGCTAAGCCAATCCATTGCCAGCATCGGCAGCACCATCCAAAGCAAAGGCGGGCAGCTTTTAAACACAGCGCTCAGTTCTGCCGCGTCATTGCTGAATGTGGTGATGCTGTTTGTGATTGTGCCGGTTGTGTCGGTGTATTTGTTGCTGGATTGGGACAACATGGTGGCGCGTATTGATGCGTTGCTGCCGCGTGACCATGCGCCTGTTATCCGGCAATTGGCCGGTGACATAGACAAGACGCTGGCGTCTTTTATTCGCGGCATGGGCACTGTGTGTCTGATCCTGGGCACATATTACGCGATGGCCTTGATGCTGGTGGGATTACAATTCGGGCTGGTCGTTGGCTTTGTTGCGGGACTGATCACTTTCATCCCCTATCTGGGGTCGCTGATCGGTGGTGCGTTGGCCATCGGACTTGCGTTGTTCCAGTACTGGAACGGCATCGAAGTGACCAATGGAGATGTCACGACATACAGCACCGACTGGATTCGCATCGGCATTGTCGCTGCCATCTTTGTGACGGGCCAAATCTTTGAAGGCAATTTCCTGACCCCGAAATTGGTCGGCAACAGCGTCGGACTGCACCCGGTATGGCTGTTGCTGGCGCTGTCTGTGTTTGGAACACTGTTCGGGTTTGTAGGCATGTTGGTTGCGGTGCCTTTGGCCGCATCCATCGGGGTTGTGATCCGCTTTGCAGTCAACCAATACCAAAGCAGTCGCCTGTATCAGGGCCTGACCGGACAAGATCAGAACTGA
- a CDS encoding chromosomal replication initiator DnaA — protein MAEQLNFDLPPRTALGRDDFLISPSNAVAVSMIDRTPAWPLHKMVLCGPSGAGKTHLVHVWAKEVGARIVDAAALTEDMVPALANTPVALEDVDQIAQTATAQAAAFHLHNMMFAAQMPLLMTGAGAPNLWHMGLADLQSRIDAAGVAVLDAPDDTLLAAVLAKLFHDRQVQPASDVIPYLVLRMDRSFEAARQIVAVLDHACLTEQRKLTRSYAATVLDKIL, from the coding sequence ATGGCGGAACAATTGAACTTTGATTTGCCCCCTCGCACCGCGTTGGGGCGGGACGACTTTTTGATATCGCCCAGCAACGCCGTGGCCGTGTCCATGATTGACAGAACGCCAGCATGGCCGTTGCACAAAATGGTATTGTGCGGCCCCTCTGGCGCGGGCAAAACCCATCTGGTGCATGTTTGGGCCAAAGAGGTGGGCGCCCGGATCGTCGACGCCGCGGCCTTGACCGAAGACATGGTGCCAGCCCTTGCAAACACGCCTGTGGCCCTCGAAGACGTCGATCAGATCGCGCAGACCGCAACCGCGCAAGCCGCCGCGTTTCACTTGCACAACATGATGTTTGCGGCCCAGATGCCGCTGCTGATGACCGGAGCAGGCGCGCCAAACCTATGGCACATGGGGCTTGCCGATTTGCAAAGCCGCATTGATGCCGCCGGTGTCGCGGTGCTGGATGCCCCGGACGATACTTTGCTGGCTGCCGTGTTGGCGAAGCTTTTCCACGACCGGCAGGTGCAACCGGCAAGTGACGTCATTCCCTATCTGGTGTTGCGGATGGATCGCTCATTTGAGGCCGCCCGCCAAATTGTTGCCGTTCTGGATCATGCCTGCCTGACAGAGCAGCGCAAACTGACACGCAGCTATGCCGCGACTGTACTGGACAAAATCCTGTAG